Part of the Micromonospora rhizosphaerae genome is shown below.
CCGCGACAAGAAGTTCACACCTTCGACGCCGTGTTCACCGCCGAAGGCATCGACGTGATCAAGACCCCGCCGCAGGCTCCCCGGGCAAACGCGTTCGCCGAGCGGTGGGTGGGCACCATACGCCGGGAGTGCACCGACCGGATGTTCATCGTCGGCCAGCGCCACCTCGCGGCCGTCCTCGCCGAGTACATGGCCCACTACGGCCACCGCCCACATCGATCGCTCGGCCAGCAGCCGCCCAACCCGCCATCGGGAGCCACTGACTTGACCACCGCCAGGGTCCGACGGCGCCCGATCCTCGGCGGGTTGATCAACGAGTATTCGCAGGCAGCATAGCCGAACCGGCTTTACGAGCCCCACAGGCTTCTCGTTTCTCCGTCTTGGTTTGGGGTCGCAAACCTGCGGTCGTGTGCTCGGCGGCAGGACATCAGTCTGTACCGATGTTGCGCGCGCGTCCGGTTGGTGATGGTCCGCCTGACCGTGCGCCGAACGTTGAAGGCCGGTACGTCCGTCACTACAACGGGCGATGTCCCCATCGGGCGTTGCAGCTGCAGCACCACGCTCCGACCGACCCGTCGTCGACCTGACCCACGAACGGATCAAACGCCGACCCACCTTCGGCAGGGCTCATCAACGAATACGAACGCGTCGCGTAAAGCCCCAGCTCAGACCACCTGACCAGGGTATTGGCACCCCCACAGGCCGCATTCGAGGTCGTCGCGTCCGAGCCACTGTCGCCAGTCGTCGTAGGACTCGCGAGCACGGCCCGAATCTCGCCGTCGTAGCCGCGCCATATATCGCCTTGCCCGTCGCCATCGACGTTCAGGGTGCGGAGCATGCGTGGACCGGTGACCGGATACTTGGACATCGCGGCGTGATGGTCCCGCCCTGCCAGGGCACGTCCCTAGGTATAGCGACGTTGAGTGACAGTAGGCGTGCCATGATGGCGCTCCTTCAGGTCGTCCGGGCCTGACGGGCGCGCTCGTAGTGTCGTCGGGCTTTCATGCGGTTGCCGCAGATCGCCATCGAGCACCAGCGGGCATTGTTTGACTTGCTGTGGTCGATGAGATACAGCCGGCACTCCAGGTTGGCGCAGGGGCGTAGGCGCCCGGGGCTGGACACCCGTAGCGCGTTCCAGGCGAGCACCGCTCGGGCGGCCGCCGATCGCCCTTCGGGCAGGTTGAGGGTCCAGGTGAGTCCATCGGCGACGA
Proteins encoded:
- a CDS encoding transposase, coding for MFTAEGIDVIKTPPQAPRANAFAERWVGTIRRECTDRMFIVGQRHLAAVLAEYMAHYGHRPHRSLGQQPPNPPSGATDLTTARVRRRPILGGLINEYSQAA